TCAAGCCCTCCAACATCTCCCTGGTGAGCCACGACCACTGCAAACTGCAGGACCTGAGCTCCGACGCGCTAATGACCGACGAGGCCAAGTGGAACATCCGTGCGGAAGAAGGTGGCCGGTGTCCTCCCGGCCAGGGGACGGCTGTGGCTGCaacagtgggggaggggccatTCAGTCGAGGGGGTCACGCCTGGAGTCCAAGGGCAGTGGCCGCTCTAGGTGCTGGAACATGGCAACATCAaacctgacccccccccccaccccacggtTTATGTGGACTCCAAAGAGACCCCCTTGCCTGGGTTGTAACTGAGCAGGGGTACCACCTTCGGGGGCATGCAGGGTCCAAAGGACCCTCAGAAAATAGTGACCATCATGGAAGGGGAAGAAAGGcttcagaaggaaggaagggctgtTGCACAGACGGAGGGCTGCTGGACCCCCTGGTGAGGGCTGGATCCTCTACTGAGTCTCGAAATGACCCAGAGATGGTGGAGCGGTGAGGAGTCAGGGGAGAGAGGTTCTCCTTCCTTTGCAGAGACagcatggcaggagttcccatcatggctcagtggaaacgaatctgactactctccatcaggatgcgggtttgatccctggcctcactcagtgggtcggggatgctgcattgccgtgagctgtggtgtaggtcgcagatgtggcttggatccagtgttgctgtggtgtaggctggtggccacagctctgattcgccccctatcctgggaacctccctaaaagaagaagaaagacaagacaACAGGGCAAAGGGAGCCGGGCTTCAAGCCTGTGGCCGCCATCGGGGATGGAGAGAGCACCTCTCCCCAGGAGAACATGAGCCCTGGGCTGGCCAGTACTGGCGGTGTGCTGTCCTTggtagatgggtggatgggtgggtgggtggacggACGGATGGACGGGTAGGTGGGTGGCCAggcagatggatgggtggatggatgggtgggtggacagTGGGAGGGTAGGTGAGTGGATGGGTGGATCTGCCGGCGGTGTAGATGGCAGGGGTCCTTGGCGTCCACCCCTTTGCCCTTTGTCTGGGGATGGAGGtccagagagggaggggctgcctgAGGCCCGTCAGGGGCCTGTCAGGGGCTCTCAGAGCTGGACTGGGGACCGTGCTCTTTTGGTTCCCTGACTGGGGCTCAGGTTTGGAAACTAGGGCAGGACAACTAGAACTTTGCCTCAGATCCTGACATTTAGGGGGCAAGACATTTAGAGAGGAAGCAAATTTTAGCCTTGTTGGCGTGCTCCTTATCTGACTATTTCTGCAGCCGCAgccagcgggggcggggggggacccCTGCTGAGATGGGCAGCCTCGCCGGCTGGAGAGCAAATCCAAGGTTTTACTGACCAGGGCCTTCCTCCTCCACTCCCCCCTCAGCGTGCCACCTCCCCCTCAAGAAGGGGTGATGAAGGGCTCATTTTTCAAGCTGCCTGCTTCCCCAAGGAGCACCGGACTCATGCACCCCCGCTTTGCTCCTGTCCACAGACCCCCTTCAGAAGTCCTGGATGGCCCCCGAGACCCTCAACTTCTCCTTCAGCCAGAAGTCGGACGTCTGGTCCCTGGGCTGCATCATTCTCGACATGGCCAGCTGCTCCTTCATGGACGTGAGCAGCCTCCCCTCCGCCCCTCCCTGCCACAGCCCAGCCCTTCCCCACAGCCCCGGGGAGCCTGCCCTGGCGCATGCCCAGCTGCAGGAGGAGCCCCTcgtccccccaccctgcccccaccctccacacTCAGCCCTTGCTCCGTGGTGAGAATGACAATACATTCAGACGCGCCCCCACACAGGGTGACGTCATGGGCCCTGGGGTGAGAACAGGTGGGATTCCAGCCATGCATTTAGCTGCAAGCAATGGGACCCGGAGCCCACATGGGCCTTGATGCCTCTGTTCCTGCACTCCCCGGTGTGGGGCGCTGCTGAAGGCCCCCTGCACCGTGGCCACCACCTGTGGGCAGAAGGAGGAGGGACGAGTGGGGAGCCTCTTGGGAGTCCTGGTCCCCTGGCAGCAGGGAGGCCAGACTTtggggcagggaggctgcagaCCCTCTTGATACAGAAGAGAGAGCAGAGGAGACGGCCAGGGCTCAGCGCCTGCCATTCCCAAGAGCAatctcccctgcctcccagggccccGCGCAAGCCCCGGGGCGCCAGAAAGTGCAGCCCTCGGTGGGCCCCGCGactcccctcttcccccaggcCTCCAGGCTCGGGGTGCCCATCAGAGACAGCTGaggcccaggagcttctgtctGTAGAGGGAGGGTTgatctcccccacccctgccagcccaGAGACAGCCgtttgcttctctctctgcttccacttCTTTGTAGAGGAAGCCTGGGCGCAGGTGGCCTCTGGGTGTTCCTGACGGTGACAGCCACGTCGTCTGCCCTCTGGCCCCCGTGCCGCCGCTGCCCGAGGTCAGGCCGTCTTGGTTTAGCTGAGGAAAGGCACAAGCGGGGCTCCCCGTCTCCTCCTAGACGAGGGAAGCCATGCGTCTGCGAAAGTCCATCCGGAGTTTCCCCGACGGCCTGAGGGGTGTCCTGAAGACCATAGGGGAGAGGAAGATCCCTGATGCGAGAATCTTCGGTTCCCTTTTGCCTCTCATGCTCCAGACAGACCCCTCGGAGCGAATAACCGTCAGGTGAGCTCAGGTTCTGGGGTCGCATCTCACTCTGTCAGTCTCTCAGCATCTTTCCACTTCAATCTCTCCATGGCCGCTGGGGGTTTTAATGCCACAGTCGCTCCCCCACCTGCACCCTGTCGCTCCCAGTCAGTGGCTCCTCCAAGTTGGGCCGTCCCAAACTGTGGCCACGTCTCTCAGCCCTGGCTTAACAGGGCTGGTTCCCCATCAGGTGAAAGAGGCACAGGCCTGGGGACCAGGAAAAAATTGAGGGGGGGGGGTCcgccacccacagcatgtagaagttccccgggccagggattgaacccgagacacagcagtgacaatgccaggtccttaacccactgagccaccaggaaactctgaaagGTTTTActtccaatatattttttccagtatttaaaaaattactcagtgaattatATTACAATTATAATTAATACACTGGATTAATTCCaatgtattttatttggtttctgtttgtcgtttttggctgtgcccatggcatgtggaaattcctgggccagggatcaaacccatgccacagaagtgatgatgctggatccttaatccgctgagccatggaGAACTACAATTCTAATATAAAGTCAGAAGAACAAAATGAACCCATCCTGGGTTATGTTCACCTTTATAGCAACACAGCCATAGATTCAGATTTTGTGgtctatggggagttcccgtcatggctcagtggttaatgaatctgactaggaatgacgaggttgcaggttcgatccttggcctcgctccgtgggttaaggatccagtgttgccgtgagctgtggtttaggtcacagatgtggcttgcatcccgcgttgctacagccacagctccgcttgaacccctagcctgggaacctccacatgccgcacgtgtggccggccctagaaaagacaaaaagacaaaaaaaaccaaaacaacaacagatTTTTCCGTCTATGTTATGGAGGAAGGGCCCAGGCAGGTGCAAATGCCAGGCTCAgcaccaccccgcccccgcccctcctaCGGGGGACTTGCTGGGGCGCCCGCTGGACACACTGACGCTATGGGAGGTGCTCCAAGCGGGTTCCCAGAGAAGTGGCGGCCCAGCGGCTGCGGGCCGAGGAGGGCACAGCGCCGGGTGCAGCTCTCTGCTTCTCCCCAGGGACGTGATTGATATCACCTTCGTCAGCAACAACTTCAGGTCCTCCAGCGAGGCCATGATGCTGTACCAGCAGGCAGTACCCGCCTCCGTCATCGACATGCTGCTCGAAAGCAGTGTCGCCAGCATCCTGGGTGACGATGGGAACCCGGAGTGGGCGGGCGCCAgaggctgctgtggccctggcaccCTGTTGTCCTTAGCTCAGCGGCCATTGACTCTTTACCATCCCACAGTAGCCAGTGGGTAGACCGGAGGGCTCGCCCCTCACCCTTCCCCAGCACCCCCAGCTTGCTCAGGGGACAGCCCCACTCGGGTACCGGTGAGAGTTCGTCTCCTTGGCTGAGCCCCACCTGTCTCTGTTCCTACTACGCAGACCCCTGTAGAGCTGAACCCCCCCACGCCGCGCCCCCACCAACTCCCCGCTTTGGGCTTGTTGGCCCTGGCACACGGTGGCGCAGGGCCTGGAGTGTCGTTCCCACTCAGCGGCCCTTCCTGGGTGGTTGCTATGTGCCCAGGGAAGTGCTGCTGAATGGAGCGGGCCCAGCAGTGACCTCATTCTGCAGGCTTGTCCCTGCAGGAAGGGGATGTGGCCCCGGATGCCGTGTGCAACCCAACGCGCAGTGCCAAGCTACCCCCAGGGTCTTGGGTCAACAGCGGAGCTGGAGGGCAAATTCAAGTTCAGGGCTGCCTCCACCCTCCCAGACCTCTGTGTCCCTGGTATGGGTGGGCAGCTCACTCCTCTCCCAACCCCAGTGGCTCTCTGTGACCAGGGGCTCCTTCCCACTACCCCCGTCTGCCACCTCTGCCCCCTTTCAGGGTAAGGGGCACCTGTGGGGCCCGAGCTGCTCAGTGTCCCTGTCCCATGGTCATGGGGCGGACACTGGGCCCAGTTGAAGCCCATCACCTGCTAGCTGAGTGGCCTGGAGGGAGTACCCTGAGTCACCCGCATGAGGCAGGAGGGGCGGTACACCCCCTGGGTGGGCTCGGAGGCGGACTCGGTTGACTTTGGACAGGCGGCTCAGCCGGAGGTGGAGAGGACTTATCGCCCGGTCGTGGGGATCAGCATCAGAGTCACAGTGCCCGGGGGCAGCCAGGCCCATGGGGTGCCCACAGATGGGCCCCAGGTGCCCCTGCTCTCAGAAGGGTCCCTGGGCCAGCCATGGCACTTCCTCACACCCCCTCTCTCCCGCAGAGGTCATGCAGAACTTCTCCAGCCGACCCGAAGTCCAGCACAGGGCCATGAAGAGGCTGCTGAGGATGCCGGAAGACCAGCTAGGTAGAGACGCCTGGCCCCCAGCTCTGGCCTCCAGGGCAGACCCTCCACCAAGAGAGCCCTGGCCCTCACTGCTGCGCTCCTAGTTGGTGCTTTCTTACTCCCGAGGCCCGTGCCTCTTCCTGTAAGGCTCCCCGGCGCTCCCGCCCACGCAGAGTCCTTCCTGTGCCGCCAGTTTTCCGGGGCAGAGAAGTGGGCGAGAGGGTGGCCTCCCTTCACGTGACTGTCAAAGATGCGACTGAGACCCACCCCCTTCCGCCTTCCCTCTCGATGGGTATTTGAGTTGTTGCTGACTTCCTGGTATCATAAACAATATcacaccgcccccccacccctggagcACGTGCGCATGCGCCCGGGAGTGCGCGTCTCTGTAGGTCGGGCGCCTGGATGTGTGGGGTGTGCTTCCCGCTTTGATGCACACTGCACACTGTCCTCCACAGATGCGCCAACCACCAGGGCACTTCCCGCAACATTCTCCATCAAGGAGTGTTAATAATGGTTTGGTCTTTTGGCAGTGCCCTTGGCATGCGCAAGTTCCttggtcagggatcgaacctgcgccacagaagtgacctggactgctgcagtgacagtgcctgatccttaacccacggagccacagaaCAACtccaaaaatgcttttaattttgccAAAACATTGCTTCCTAAAACTGTGCACTCAGCCCATCTCACTAGCCTAAACATTACACCCATCCACccgcccacccatccatccatctacccatccacccacccatccatcaagCATCTGTCCACTTGTCCACCACCCATCCTTCCCCAAAGGTGGTCCCAGCGGCGGGGCAGCAGGGACTGCTGAGGCCCGGGGCCGGCCGTCTTAACAGGGCACCAGAGACCTCAGGCTGGCCGCTTGCCTttgtcctctcctcctccttcccagtgGCCCCTTCTGGAGCGAGGCTGTGGCTGGGATAGAGTCCATGGGAAGAGAGGTTCTGCCtcccaggaggaagggaggggctgctgggcccCTTTATGGGTGGCCTTGACTGCCATCCCAGAGCCGCACCTGCCTCAGCCAGCCTCGTTTGGAGCCAGGCTAGCTGTGGCTTGGCTTCTCTGTGCCAGCACTTTTGTCCTTGTCATGCTCacaaggagacagagagaggtgAGGCAGCAGCGGGGAGGGGGCTTGGCTGGCCTGGACCCTCGGCGGCCCgccactgcccccaccctccgAGTGTGCAGCGCAGGCCCTGGCCCCGGGGGAGAGTTGACGGGGCCCACAGATGTCCCCTGCAGGACAGGAACAACCAAGGGCTCCGGAGTCGGACAGGCCGCGTTCAAAGCAAGTGACTTCATCTCactgaccctcagtttcctcatctgtgaagcgAGGGTGGCAACAGGGGTTGACCTGGTAGAGCTGTTGGAGTAAGACAATCCCTGTGGCCCTCGGATGCTGACAGACCCTCTGGTCACCTGTCTGCTTGTCCGTGCGGAGCCAAGCAGACTCCCAGCAGGGTCCGGTCCATACGCCCCTCCCGCCACCTGCTCCTGTGTCGTCCTGTCGCTTGCCCTGCCAGGTCTGCCGTGGCCAGCGGAGCTGGTGGAGGTGCTGGTTGCCATCATGAAGCGACATGAGAGCGTCCTGGAAATCCAGCTGCACGCCTGCTCCCTGCTGCTGCGCACCCTGGGCCAAGGTGGGCTCGGCCGGCCAGGGAGACACGCCTCCCCCCATCTCACACCCACTCTTGCCTCAGGGTCTCACTCTCTGGAGGCGGTGCCCTGTCCTGCCCAGCCCACCCCTTCCCGGGATGACAGGCTGGGCACTGCCCAAGGCTGGCCTTTGACCTGCTTTGTGGCTCTGGACAAGCCCTCCCCCATCCGCTGGTTTGCAAGCATGACACGAGGAGTTGGATATGCGGGGTCCCGTGACCCTCCAGCAGGCTGGGTGGCGTCCCAGGGGTGAGTTTACGGGTGGGCAGCTGAGGAGGCCATCTGGGCAGCGCTGAGCTTGTAGCTGCAGAGGGAGGGCCTGGAGCTGAGAGCCCAGGCCCAGGCTTCTCCCAGTCTTTGGGTCATTAACAAAAGTTTAACTATTTCTGACTTTTAACTGGACGTCTTTCACTACCTTCctaactttatttttgcttttttttcgggggcgggggggaggctgcaggtgtgccttatggagattcccaggctaggagttgaacaggagctgcagcttccagtctacgccacagccacagccatgcaggatctgagccatgtctgtgacctacaccacagctcacgataaccccagatccttaacccactgggaaaggccaggggtcgaacccgcatcctcatggatgctagtcatgtttgttactgctgaggcgcaatgggaactccgctacCGTCCTGCCTTTACTATCTCGGCTGAATTTCTACACTTTGCTCTGCACGTGATAAATGTCTACTCTGGAACAAGGTCGCCGGCCAGGCCGTCTGGGAAACTGGGCCCTGGCCACCGCGCGCTCCTGGCCTGGCAGGCTCCCTGGTCCTGGTCCTTTATTGGGTCACACGATGAGCACTCAGGGGGACCTGCAGTGTGCCCTGACCTCGGCCTCCACGCCAAGTCCAACCAGGGAGGGAGCATACCCGCCAGTGGCCCCCTGCTCTGGGTTGACCTGGGCCTCTCCTTTTGGCCCGTGCAGCGCTGGCACAGGACCCGGAGGCCACAGTGCCCAGCGACAGCGCCGTCACCCCTGTGCTGCTGGGCGTCCTGCGCAGCCACCCTGAGGAGCAGCAGctcctggtcatggtgtacagtCTGCTCTGCATTGTCGCCAGCCAGGGTGGGTGTTGGACCCCCTCGGGCGcggaggcaggggtgggtgggtccCAGCTCCCACCCTCATAGCCCGATGTCCCTCCACAAACGAGTGCAGGCTTCCCGTCCACGTGATCCAGGTCAACCCTTGTTGCTCACCTCCGCTTCACAGGGCACCCTGCTCCCGAGGCCACCAGCAGGCGGCCAGACGAAGGGCACTATGGAGGAGGCCCACCCGGAGGGCTCTGCTCACACTGTTCCAGCCACTAATTGGGTGGGCGTTGTTCTCCCCAAAGGGAAGCTGGGGCCCAAGGGAGCCCAGGACCCCCGCCCAAAGCCCCGCGGCCCAGGCTCACACACACTGACTGGATACAGTCCACCACACTTGGTCGACCCCACACTGGGGCGTGAGAAGGGCCACCGTGCAGAGCCATGCTGGGGCCACGGGTGCCAGTCAGCATCATCTGGCAAACTGGCTGTCAGGTCCTCACACCCAGAGGGCCCAGGGTGGGTCCATCCGGGAAGGCTCAGGCCTGCCGTGTGGCCACGGCCTGGGACGGAGATGCCGGAGTGGCGGCCAAGGAGGTGGACTATGGGAGATGCCGGAGTGGCGGCCCAGGGGGTGGGCCACACCCTTCTGTTGCCAGCTCCCACGCTGGGGTGAGACCGCCCCAGAGCAGGCACTCAGGGCTGTGGGATGCACAGGCCTGCAGTGGCccccaggagggcttcctggagggggtCTCTGGGTCCTAATTCCAGGGCCCCTCCACAGACCTGGCCACAGACGAGCTGCACAAGGCCGGGCTGTTGGAGCAGATCCTGGAGCACCTGGACACCTTCCCCAGGAACAGGGACCTTTGCATCAATGGCCTGATCCTGCTCTGGGCCCTGCTGGTGGACGGTGAGGGGCCGGGGGCTGGTGTCCCtctctccgcccccacccccaccccgcccaccccAGATCCTCCACATCCCGGCCCTCGGACACTTCAGGCCACACCTTGGCCCGGGAAGGGCACTTCCGAGCTGGGAagcagagggagtggggaggtgaCAGGGGAGCTGGACCTACAGAGGCAGGACGTGCTGTCCTGGGTGTAGGGCGGGGCTCGTGTTCTGGCCCCTGGTGCCCAGCCTAGGGGACCCTCCAGCTCCCACACGCAGACCCTGGTTTCAGAAGTTGGCCTCAGCACCGGGCAAACCAGCCTGCTGCTCCCTCCAGGTCCCACTTGCCTTCTGGCGTCCTGGCAGCCACTCCCAATCATGGAGAGCCCTGCCCACACCAGGCCTCCGGGAACAGAGggtcccaccccccaccccagagactTTCTGGGGCAggagctgccccacccccaccttgtcCCTGGTGGCCAGTGGGGGTCGTGCCACACACCAAGGGGCAGGTGACCTGCTACCACCCTGTCCTGTGCCAGCTGTTGCCGTGGACAAGGGCCCCTTGGAGAAAGCCCCGGCTCTCATCGCTGAGGTGCTGGCCACACACCCCACGGACACAGAGATGGCTGAGGCTGGCTGTGCGGCCCTGTGGTTGCTGTCCCTGCTAGGTGAGTCGCCTGGGGCTCTCAGGCTGGAGGGGGGACTTGGAGCCTTGAGACGAAGCCTGAgccaccacccccccgcccccgcaggctGCGTAAAGGAGCAGCAGCTGGAGAAGGTGGTGGTGCTGTTCCTGCAGAGCATCCGGCTGTGCCAGGACCGAGTGCTGCTGGTGACCAATGCCTACAGGGGGCTGGCCAGCCTTGCAAAGGCGTCCGGtgagcctggggggtgggggtgggcgccAGGAAGCGGGGGCAAACAACCGGTCATGTTTGCCAGCTGCCCACAAACCAAACACAAAGTCAAAACAG
The nucleotide sequence above comes from Phacochoerus africanus isolate WHEZ1 chromosome 2, ROS_Pafr_v1, whole genome shotgun sequence. Encoded proteins:
- the STKLD1 gene encoding serine/threonine kinase-like domain-containing protein STKLD1 isoform X3 — translated: MEKYQILDWLTPGALGTNLVVVETETKEKHVIKQVECIDEHQATKALEEWVQNILGQVLDALEYLHQQDVIHRNLKPSNISLVSHDHCKLQDLSSDALMTDEAKWNIRAEEDPLQKSWMAPETLNFSFSQKSDVWSLGCIILDMASCSFMDTREAMRLRKSIRSFPDGLRGVLKTIGERKIPDARIFGSLLPLMLQTDPSERITVRDVIDITFVSNNFRSSSEAMMLYQQAVPASVIDMLLESSVASILEVMQNFSSRPEVQHRAMKRLLRMPEDQLGLPWPAELVEVLVAIMKRHESVLEIQLHACSLLLRTLGQALAQDPEATVPSDSAVTPVLLGVLRSHPEEQQLLVMVYSLLCIVASQDLATDELHKAGLLEQILEHLDTFPRNRDLCINGLILLWALLVDAVAVDKGPLEKAPALIAEVLATHPTDTEMAEAGCAALWLLSLLGCVKEQQLEKVVVLFLQSIRLCQDRVLLVTNAYRGLASLAKASELAALQVVTPEESSNGLALIQETYQLHRDDPEVVESLCMLLAQLASHSEDPSRRRPPGLLPSSEVPWPQVPLLCPQRRSYWSWRPAASSPWWRRSTGASPPAWSWFLMQRVGSRGWWRPRSPAPRETRRLCPGPGLPLLPPAAWLGWDTWQQRDTVVLSAAEPPRAPAQVKACVHVTERPPWVQTVVLLSGGPGQPRASRAPLGATGCSCSRTLSRGPGRKSYRPPTVCVSSGDNCCHHAGPAVRSDPGSELGRGVWGWGVRFLPSETKSMGCPRPESSSHRPRQQGTGASSGRRPKPR
- the STKLD1 gene encoding serine/threonine kinase-like domain-containing protein STKLD1 isoform X5, with the translated sequence MSLRRRGRPGQPWNPSGCRTFWARCWTRWNTYTSRTSSTDPLQKSWMAPETLNFSFSQKSDVWSLGCIILDMASCSFMDTREAMRLRKSIRSFPDGLRGVLKTIGERKIPDARIFGSLLPLMLQTDPSERITVRDVIDITFVSNNFRSSSEAMMLYQQAVPASVIDMLLESSVASILEVMQNFSSRPEVQHRAMKRLLRMPEDQLGLPWPAELVEVLVAIMKRHESVLEIQLHACSLLLRTLGQALAQDPEATVPSDSAVTPVLLGVLRSHPEEQQLLVMVYSLLCIVASQDLATDELHKAGLLEQILEHLDTFPRNRDLCINGLILLWALLVDAVAVDKGPLEKAPALIAEVLATHPTDTEMAEAGCAALWLLSLLGCVKEQQLEKVVVLFLQSIRLCQDRVLLVTNAYRGLASLAKASELAALQVVTPEESSNGLALIQETYQLHRDDPEVVESLCMLLAQLASHSEDPSRRRPPGLLPSSEVPWPQVPLLCPQRRSYWSWRPAASSPWWRRSTGASPPAWSWFLMQRVGSRGWWRPRSPAPRETRRLCPGPGLPLLPPAAWLGWDTWQQRDTVVLSAAEPPRAPAQVKACVHVTERPPWVQTVVLLSGGPGQPRASRAPLGATGCSCSRTLSRGPGRKSYRPPTVCVSSGDNCCHHAGPAVRSDPGSELGRGVWGWGVRFLPSETKSMGCPRPESSSHRPRQQGTGASSGRRPKPR
- the STKLD1 gene encoding serine/threonine kinase-like domain-containing protein STKLD1 isoform X2, whose product is MPLLKLQHVHISVYRELFILWNSKVSSLFLCLVMEHSKDTLQNVIEKKRAARAALESQWVQNILGQVLDALEYLHQQDVIHRNLKPSNISLVSHDHCKLQDLSSDALMTDEAKWNIRAEEDPLQKSWMAPETLNFSFSQKSDVWSLGCIILDMASCSFMDTREAMRLRKSIRSFPDGLRGVLKTIGERKIPDARIFGSLLPLMLQTDPSERITVRDVIDITFVSNNFRSSSEAMMLYQQAVPASVIDMLLESSVASILEVMQNFSSRPEVQHRAMKRLLRMPEDQLGLPWPAELVEVLVAIMKRHESVLEIQLHACSLLLRTLGQALAQDPEATVPSDSAVTPVLLGVLRSHPEEQQLLVMVYSLLCIVASQDLATDELHKAGLLEQILEHLDTFPRNRDLCINGLILLWALLVDAVAVDKGPLEKAPALIAEVLATHPTDTEMAEAGCAALWLLSLLGCVKEQQLEKVVVLFLQSIRLCQDRVLLVTNAYRGLASLAKASELAALQVVTPEESSNGLALIQETYQLHRDDPEVVESLCMLLAQLASHSEDPSRRRPPGLLPSSEVPWPQVPLLCPQRRSYWSWRPAASSPWWRRSTGASPPAWSWFLMQRVGSRGWWRPRSPAPRETRRLCPGPGLPLLPPAAWLGWDTWQQRDTVVLSAAEPPRAPAQVKACVHVTERPPWVQTVVLLSGGPGQPRASRAPLGATGCSCSRTLSRGPGRKSYRPPTVCVSSGDNCCHHAGPAVRSDPGSELGRGVWGWGVRFLPSETKSMGCPRPESSSHRPRQQGTGASSGRRPKPR
- the STKLD1 gene encoding serine/threonine kinase-like domain-containing protein STKLD1 isoform X6: MSIRPPKPWRSGCRTFWARCWTRWNTYTSRTSSTDPLQKSWMAPETLNFSFSQKSDVWSLGCIILDMASCSFMDTREAMRLRKSIRSFPDGLRGVLKTIGERKIPDARIFGSLLPLMLQTDPSERITVRDVIDITFVSNNFRSSSEAMMLYQQAVPASVIDMLLESSVASILEVMQNFSSRPEVQHRAMKRLLRMPEDQLGLPWPAELVEVLVAIMKRHESVLEIQLHACSLLLRTLGQALAQDPEATVPSDSAVTPVLLGVLRSHPEEQQLLVMVYSLLCIVASQDLATDELHKAGLLEQILEHLDTFPRNRDLCINGLILLWALLVDAVAVDKGPLEKAPALIAEVLATHPTDTEMAEAGCAALWLLSLLGCVKEQQLEKVVVLFLQSIRLCQDRVLLVTNAYRGLASLAKASELAALQVVTPEESSNGLALIQETYQLHRDDPEVVESLCMLLAQLASHSEDPSRRRPPGLLPSSEVPWPQVPLLCPQRRSYWSWRPAASSPWWRRSTGASPPAWSWFLMQRVGSRGWWRPRSPAPRETRRLCPGPGLPLLPPAAWLGWDTWQQRDTVVLSAAEPPRAPAQVKACVHVTERPPWVQTVVLLSGGPGQPRASRAPLGATGCSCSRTLSRGPGRKSYRPPTVCVSSGDNCCHHAGPAVRSDPGSELGRGVWGWGVRFLPSETKSMGCPRPESSSHRPRQQGTGASSGRRPKPR
- the STKLD1 gene encoding serine/threonine kinase-like domain-containing protein STKLD1 isoform X7, with the protein product MEKYQILDWLTPGALGTNLVVVETETKEKHVIKQVECIDEHQATKALEELMPLLKLQHVHISVYRELFILWNSKVSSLFLCLVMEHSKDTLQNVIEKKRAARAALESQWVQNILGQVLDALEYLHQQDVIHRNLKPSNISLVSHDHCKLQDLSSDALMTDEAKWNIRAEEDPLQKSWMAPETLNFSFSQKSDVWSLGCIILDMASCSFMDTREAMRLRKSIRSFPDGLRGVLKTIGERKIPDARIFGSLLPLMLQTDPSERITVRDVIDITFVSNNFRSSSEAMMLYQQAVPASVIDMLLESSVASILEVMQNFSSRPEVQHRAMKRLLRMPEDQLGLPWPAELVEVLVAIMKRHESVLEIQLHACSLLLRTLGQALAQDPEATVPSDSAVTPVLLGVLRSHPEEQQLLVMVYSLLCIVASQDLATDELHKAGLLEQILEHLDTFPRNRDLCINGLILLWALLVDAVAVDKGPLEKAPALIAEVLATHPTDTEMAEAGCAALWLLSLLGCVKEQQLEKVVVLFLQSIRLCQDRVLLVTNAYRGLASLAKASELAALQVVTPEESSNGLALIQETYQLHRDDPEVVESLCMLLAQLASHKEVLLELAASGIQPLVEEIHGRFTSSLELVSYAESGLQRLVAAPQPCPEGDPQALSRPRPPSPSSRSLAGLGHVAAAGHGGPLGR
- the STKLD1 gene encoding serine/threonine kinase-like domain-containing protein STKLD1 isoform X4, which gives rise to MEKYQILDWLTPGALGTNLVVVETETKEKHVIKQWVQNILGQVLDALEYLHQQDVIHRNLKPSNISLVSHDHCKLQDLSSDALMTDEAKWNIRAEEDPLQKSWMAPETLNFSFSQKSDVWSLGCIILDMASCSFMDTREAMRLRKSIRSFPDGLRGVLKTIGERKIPDARIFGSLLPLMLQTDPSERITVRDVIDITFVSNNFRSSSEAMMLYQQAVPASVIDMLLESSVASILEVMQNFSSRPEVQHRAMKRLLRMPEDQLGLPWPAELVEVLVAIMKRHESVLEIQLHACSLLLRTLGQALAQDPEATVPSDSAVTPVLLGVLRSHPEEQQLLVMVYSLLCIVASQDLATDELHKAGLLEQILEHLDTFPRNRDLCINGLILLWALLVDAVAVDKGPLEKAPALIAEVLATHPTDTEMAEAGCAALWLLSLLGCVKEQQLEKVVVLFLQSIRLCQDRVLLVTNAYRGLASLAKASELAALQVVTPEESSNGLALIQETYQLHRDDPEVVESLCMLLAQLASHSEDPSRRRPPGLLPSSEVPWPQVPLLCPQRRSYWSWRPAASSPWWRRSTGASPPAWSWFLMQRVGSRGWWRPRSPAPRETRRLCPGPGLPLLPPAAWLGWDTWQQRDTVVLSAAEPPRAPAQVKACVHVTERPPWVQTVVLLSGGPGQPRASRAPLGATGCSCSRTLSRGPGRKSYRPPTVCVSSGDNCCHHAGPAVRSDPGSELGRGVWGWGVRFLPSETKSMGCPRPESSSHRPRQQGTGASSGRRPKPR